In Carya illinoinensis cultivar Pawnee chromosome 6, C.illinoinensisPawnee_v1, whole genome shotgun sequence, a single genomic region encodes these proteins:
- the LOC122312721 gene encoding CLAVATA3/ESR (CLE)-related protein 45 has translation MVFRAHRGLILLICIGFLAIQPDKISGLRSIDLALKQGHEDCGIMARNPRGLESLAMEERNTEKMSAHANKKFDANESSKRRVQRGSDPIHNRS, from the coding sequence ATGGTTTTCCGTGCTCATAGGGGGCTCATCCTTCTAATCTGCATTGGGTTCTTAGCTATTCAACCAGACAAAATTTCTGGCTTGAGAAGCATAGACCTTGCCCTCAAACAAGGCCATGAAGATtgtgggataatggcaaggaacCCACGCGGTCTTGAGTCTCTGGCCATGGAGGAAAGAAACACAGAGAAGATGTCAGCACATGCAAACAAGAAGTTCGATGCAAATGAATCGAGCAAAAGGAGAGTGCAAAGAGGATCAGATCCTATCCACAATAGGTCTTGA
- the LOC122312994 gene encoding zinc-finger homeodomain protein 11-like: MDSNPTTTTPLPTQTPATDTETPPQTKPFNSLSFSNGSLKPHNHQSTVRPPASAPLPIMVVSSYKECLKNHAASIGGLALDGCGEFLPSPSVTHSDPTSLKCGACGCHRNFHRRSTEDPTPKVLSIHRLSSPSPSPSPNTVCSPPPLSHLPPSQYYYSSVPQMLMSLSTASPQPSNEHRQDSNPPVTRAENPLGRKRFRTKFTQEQKQKMFLFCERLGWKMPKSNEMLVEFCNEVGVNRRVLKVWMHNNKNPLRKKEMGFGHNSGVNDDNGNVGGVSFETNAYSCKKEIDNNEDASPNLHVSANGSPS, encoded by the coding sequence ATGGACTCGAACCCCACCACCACCACGCCGCTCCCCACCCAAACCCCAGCTACAGATACCGAAACCCCACCACAAACCAAACCCTTCAATTCCTTATCCTTTTCCAACGGTTCCCTCAAGCCCCACAACCACCAATCCACAGTCCGACCTCCAGCATCAGCTCCACTACCAATCATGGTGGTGAGCTCCTACAAGGAATGCCTCAAGAACCACGCGGCCAGCATAGGTGGCCTCGCCCTCGACGGCTGTGGTGAGTTCTTGCCCTCCCCCTCCGTCACCCACTCCGACCCTACCTCTCTCAAATGCGGCGCTTGTGGCTGTCACCGCAACTTCCACCGCCGCAGCACTGAAGATCCCACTCCCAAAGTCCTCAGCATCCACCGCCTTTCCTCCCCCAGCCCAAGTCCAAGCCCAAATACAGTATGCTCACCACCGCCGCTCTCACACTTACCCCCATCCCAGTACTACTACTCGTCCGTCCCGCAAATGCTGATGTCTCTTAGCACAGCCTCTCCCCAGCCGTCCAATGAGCACCGGCAAGACTCCAACCCACCGGTGACGAGGGCGGAGAACCCACTTGGGAGAAAGAGATTCAGAACAAAATTTACACAGGAACAGAAGCAGAAGATGTTTCTGTTTTGTGAGAGACTGGGTTGGAAGATGCCGAAGAGCAATGAGATGTTGGTGGAGTTCTGCAATGAGGTCGGGGTTAATAGAAGGGTCCTTAAGGTTTGGATGCATAACAACAAGAACCctttgaggaagaaagaaatgggTTTCGGTCACAATAGTGGTGTCAATGATGATAACGGGAATGTTGGTGGTGTCAGCTTCGAGACCAATGCTTATAGCTGTAAGAAAGAGATTGATAACAATGAGGATGCTAGTCCTAATCTTCATGTTTCTGCCAATGGGTCTCCTTCTTAA